GCAGGCGGTGACGGCGGCGAAGCTGCTGGAGGATCTGAACAATCAGGGCTTTGCGACGCTTTATCTGAACTTCGACACGAACAGATGGGACATCCGGCCGCAGGATCAGGCGACGCTGGACGAGGTGGCGGCGGCGCTCAAACAATCACCTTCGATGCGGGTGCGGATTGAGGGGCACACGGACAACGCGGGTCAGGCGGAGGCGAACAAGGTTCTCTCTGAACGGCGGGCGCGCAGCGTGATGGAGGCGCTGACGGCGCGAGGCGTGGCAGCGGGGCGGATGACGGCGGAAGGGTTCGGGCAAGAACGGCCGGTTGCGGACAACCGCACGGAAGAGGGCCGGGCGAAGAACCGGCGGGTGGAGCTGGTGAAGCAGTAGCCGCGGGCGCTTCCCTCAGTTTTTCCGGCGCGCCGCGCACTCCGGGCACAGACCGAACAGGAGGATCTCGTGATCCTCGACGACGAAGCCCGCGGGCGCCAGGCGTTGCACGTCCGGCAGGCAGCCTTCCATTTCGAAGACGCGATGGCAGCGGCGGCAGCGGAAGTGGTGATGGTGGCCGCGTCCGGCGACTTCGTAGCGGGGCGCCTCGCCGCCGATTTCGACCTGGGCGAGGAAGCCTTCCTCGACGAGCGCTCCCACGGTGCGGTAGACGGTGGCGATGCCGAGGCCCGGAACCGAGCGCTGGGCCAGTTCGAGCACCTCGCCGATGCTGAGGGGGCGGCGGGCCTGTTCGAGGACCGAGCGGATGGCGGCGCGCTGGCGGGTGCGGCGGCGCTGGACGGGTGCGCCTTTCATGAGAATGGCTCCTCAACAGGATTGTAGCAGCAGGCCGGGGCGGGAGGCAGAACAGAAAGGGGGCGAAATGTTCGGGCTGTGGCGCGGCGGCGGCCGTGCTAGCATGGATGTTTGTCAGGCTCCGGGCTCCGTGCAACGGGGCGGTCCGAACCCCGCCAGGTCCGGAAGGAAGCAACGGTAGGACCCCACCCCGTGTGCCGCGGATCCCCCGGGGCCTGGCAGTTTCCGGCCTTCCCATGTACCAGGTTCTGGCCCGCAAGTACCGTCCCCAGAGTTTCGCCGAGCTGCTCGGGCAGGAGCATGTGCGGGCGACGCTGGAAAACGCGATCGCGCAGCGGCGGATCGCGCACGGCTACATTTTTGCGGGGCAGCGGGGGACGGGCAAGACGACGGTGGCGCGGATTCTGGCGCGGTGCCTGAACTGCGTGGAGGGTCCGACGCCGGCGCCATGCGGGCGGTGCAGTTCGTGCGTGGAGATCGCGGCGGGCAATGCGCCGGACGTGATCGAGATCGACGCGGCGTCCAACCGGGGCATCAACGAGATGCGCGAGCTGCGGGAGAACGTGCGGTACCGTCCGTCGCGCGACCGGTACAAGATCTTCATCATCGACGAAGCGCACCAGATCACGAACGAAGCGTTCAACGCGCTGCTGAAGACGCTGGAAGAGCCGCCCGAGTGGGCGGTGTTCGTGCTGTGCACGACGGAGGCGCACAAGATTCCTGCGACGATCGCGAGCCGGTGCCAGCAGTTCGCGTTCCGCAGCGTGGACTTTACGGTGCTGGTGGAACGGATGACGGAGATCTGCCGGGCGGAGGGCATCGAGGCGGACGGCGAGGCGCTGGCGGTGCTGGCGCAGGCGGGCGAGGGCAGCGTGCGGGATTCGCTGTCGGCGCTGGACCAGGCGATCGCCTGCTGCGGAGCGAAGCTGACGGGCGCCGAGGTGCGGCAGCTTCTCGGCATGTACTCGCTGGAGACGCTGCAGAAGACGACCGACGCCCTGGAGGCGGGCGCCCCGGCGGCCATGCTGCAAATTGCCGCAGAGCTTGAAAATTCCGGGAAAAATCTCCAGTATTACTGCAGGGAATTGTGCCGCTATTTCCGCAATCTTCTGGTTGCGAAAATCGCGGGCGTTCCCACGCGGCTGATCGCGGCATCGGCGGCGGAACAGGAGCGGCTGGCGGCGACGGCGGCGCGGTTCCGGGAAGAGGATCTGACGCGGTGGCTGCAGCTGGCGCTGGATATGTACTCGCAGCTGCAGTACTCGCTGCAGCCGCGGCTGCATCTGGAGCTGGGACTGCTGCGGCTGCTGCATGCGGGGCGGCTGAAGCCGATTGAAGAGGTGATCGGAGCTCTGGCGGCGGGCGGGAGCGCCGCGCCAGAGCCTGCGCGGGGCACGGCTCCGGCGGCGGGCGGAGGGAGCGCGCGGATGGCGGCGCCGGCTGCCGCGCCTGCGGCTGCCGCACCTGCACGCAGCGCAGCCCCGAGCGCGCCCGCCGCGGCGCCCGCGGCGGACGGCTCGCTGAAGCAGAGGCTGGCGGCGGCGCTGGAAGCGATGAACGCCGGGCTGAGCGCGCACGCCGTGGAAGAGAGCGAAATCCGGGAATCGCAGAACACGGTGGAATTCGTGGCACCGCGCACGGCGGTGCTGGCGCTGCGGTCGCCGGACGTGGCCAAAGCTCTTGAGCAGGTGCTGGGAAGGAAAGTGAAGGTGGTGGTGACGGCGGGCGGCGGCGAGGCGGCGGCCGCGGGCGGCAGCGCTCCGGCAGGCGCGAGGATGGATGAAGCGGCGGGGCGGGCGCTGGAACATCCGGCGGTGAAGCGGTTCCAGGAACTTTTCCCGCAGAGCCAGATTCGGGAAGTACGCAATTTGAGGGAGGACTGAATGAAGCTACCGGGCGGCGGCATGCAGCAGATGATGAAACAGGCGCAGCAGATGCAGCAGCGCCTGCAGGAAGAGATTGCGGCGATCCGCGTGGAAGCGAGCGCGGGCGGCGGAATGGTGACGGTGAAGCTGGACGGCTCGAAGCAGTGCCTGGGCGTGACGATCGACCCGGAGGCGGCAGGCGACGCCGAGATGCTGGCGGACATGGTGATGGCGGCGTTCAACGAAGCGGCGCGCAAGGTGGACGAAGAGACGAAGAAGAAGACGGCGGCGCTGCTGGGCGGGCTGGGTCTGCCGCCGGGTCTGTTCTGAGAGGCGCGGGCGGGGATGCCGGATTTTGCGGAGCCGCTGGCGCGGCTGATCCAGGAAGTGAAGCGGCTGCCGGGGATCGGGCAGAAGTCGGCGCAACGGATTGCGTTCCACATCCTGCGGGCGCCGCGGGAAGACGTGGAGCGGCTGGCGGCGGCGCTGCTCGACGTGAAGGACAAGCTGGGGCTGTGCGCCGAGTGCAACAACATCAGCGACGCCGAGCTGTGCCCGTTCTGCCGCGACCCGCACCGCGACCGGCGGAAGATCTGCGTGGTGGAGGAGCCGCACAATATTCTGCCAGTGGAGACGACGCGGATCTACGACGGGCTGTATCATGTGCTGCACGGCTCGATCAGCCCGCTGCGGGGGATCGGACCGGAGCAGCTGCGGATCAAGGAGCTGTTGGCGCGGCTCGAAAAAGGCGAGGTCGAAGAGATCATTCTGGCGACGAACCCGACGGTGGAGGGCGAAGCGACGGCGGTGTATCTGGCGCGGCTGCTGAAGCCGCTGGGGGTGCGGGTGACGCGGATCGCGATGGGGATTCCGGTGGGCAGCGACCTGGAATACGCCGACGAAGTGACGATGTCGAAGTCGCTCGAGAACCGGCGGGAGATCTGAGAGGCTCAGCCTTCGGCGCGCGCGGAGCCGGTGCGCGGCAGCGCCGGCGGCGGCGTCGAGGCGCGAGCGGGCGCGAGTGATTCGCCGGTCTGCACAGAGGTCTTTTGCCGGACCACGGTCAGAGTGGCCAACGCCAGCAGGGCAGCGGCGGGCAAAGCGGCGGTCCAGGGCTTGCCCATCAGGACCAGCCAGAGAGGCAGAGGGCTGGCGAGGAGAAACCAGCCGGCTTTGCGCCAACCGGCCAGAGAGGACGGCTGGAGGAGAGCGAACGCAAGCAGCAGGGTCAGCGAGTCATGCGGGTAGGCGTGATAGCTGATGAGGAAGCTGCCCGTGAGAGCCGCTGCCATCGCCACGGAGAGTTGATCCGTCCTGAGGCTGATCCAGAGGACAGCCGCCACGACAGCGGCAAGGAGGAGCGGCAGCAGCCCGGGCGGATGGCCCAGAAGGCTGGCAACGCCCTGAAGGTTGGGCATGCCGGCCATGTCGCGATGGATGACCGGGTTTGAGAGGATCCGGCCATACTGGGCGGGCCAACCGGCTCCCTCCACGGAAAAGCTGACCAGCAGCAGGGCGGCGGCGCCAGCCGCGCCCCCGGCCACGACAGTCCAGCGCCTGTGCAGGAGCAGAGCGAGGGGCGTCAGTACGAACAGGTGGGCCTTGATGGCGCACAGCGAGAACAGCAGGCCTGCCTGAAAGTCCCGGCCTTTCCGCAGAGCCAGCCACGCGGCGGCGCACAGGGCCACGGCCAGCCAGACATCTTGACCCCACAGCAGCGCGAGATAGGCGGCCGGGTTGAGCAGGGCCAGCCAGGCGGCGGGGCGGTTCGGACCGAGGACCCGCAGGAAGACCCAGATCGCGGCCAGGAGGTTCAGCGAAACGAAGAGAGAAAAGGCGGCCAGATACGGGAGCCTGCCCAGCGGGCGGAGCAGAAAGGAGTAAAACGGAGGACGGCTGTGCAGCACGGCGGGAAAGCGCGTGCCGAAGAGGCACCGATGCCAGCCGTAGTTGGCTTCCGGGTCGTAGAGTTTGCCCGTGCCGGAGAGCTGCGCGCCGGTGTAGAGCTGGACGAAGTCCGTCTGGCCGGTCAGAAAAAACCGGCGCACGGGCCAACCGAGGGCCAGGGCCATGGCCAGGACGGCAGCGGCGATTGCGGCCATGCGGAATGGCCGCGCGGGAACGGCGCTCATCCACTTTTTCCATCGGCAGGAAGGGCGCGCTCCTGCACGGCGGCGCGGGCTGCGCGATCACCCGGCGAGAACCGGCAGGGCGCCGGCTTCGAGAAGACCGTCCCGCGACAGGGCGCCGATGCGGAGCTCGACGATCTGATTGGCCGGACGCAGGTGCGCGAGATCGATGGAGATGTAGTTGCCCGAGAGAGCCTTGCCGTTGTCGAGAGTGACGGCGCTGAGGGTGCGGCCGGCGAAGCGGCGGCGGAAGGCGAGGTTTTTCCCAGCGGCCAGGCGGCGCAGTTCGCGGGTGCGCTCTTTGCGGACCTCCCAGGGGACCCGTCCCGGCAGGGCGGCCGCCGGCGTGCCGGGGCGTTCGGAGTAAGTGAAAACGTGCAGGTAAGTGAAGGGCATGCGGGAGACGAATTCCAGCGTTTCCTGAAACTCGGAATCGGTCTCGCCGGGGAAGCCGGTCATCACGTCGGCGCCGATGGCGGCGTCCGGCATCAGCCGCGCCGCGCGCAGGATCCGGTCTTCGTAGTGGCGCGTGCGGTAGCGGCGCTTCATGCGCTTCAGCACCGCGTCGGAGCCGGACTGCAGAGGCATGTGGACGTGCGGAGCGACGCGGGGCGAGCCGGCCATGAGTTCGAACAGCTCGTCCGTCCAGTCCATCGGTTCGACGGAGCTGATGCGGAGCCGCTGCACGCCGGTTTCGTCGAGAATGCGGCGGAGCAGATCGTGGAGGCGGCGCGGCGCGCCGAAGCCCCGTTCCCTGCCCCACCGGCCGAGATTGATGCCCGTGAGCACGACCTCCGCGTAGCGGGCGGCGAGGGCGCGGATCTGGCGCAGAACTTCTTCTTCCGGCATGCTGCGGCTGGGACCGCGGACCGACGGGATAATACAAAACGCGCAGGGATTGTTGCAGCCGTCCTGGATCTTCAGATTGGGCCGCGTGCGGTCGCCGGAGGCGTCTTCCACGGGAGCGGAGAGGAAGGACGCCTGGCGGGAGATCTCGCCGACGCGGATCTCGCCGTGGTAGTCTTCGCACCCGTCGAGGACGCTGGCGAAAGCGCCGACCTGGTCCTTGTGGGTGTTGCCAGCGACGAAGGCGACGCCGGGCAGGCGGGCCAATTCCTCGGGCGAACGCTGGGCGTAGCAGCCGGTGACGATGATGCGCGCGCGGGGGTTTTCGCGGTGCAGCCGGTGAATGGCTTTGCGGGCGTCTTCGTCAGCCGCGGCGGTGACCGTGCAGGTGTTGACGATCACCAGATCGGCGGCGGCGGGATCGGCGGCAGCGTGGAATCCCTGCTGGCGCAGGAGTCCTTCCATCGCTGCGCCATCGGCCTGGGAAGCGCGGCAACCGAAATTCTGGACGAAGAACCGGCGCACACTTCCAGTCTAACAGCGGCAGTTCTGGCGGCTGCCGGCGCTGGCGGGGGATATGCCGGGACGGGTGGCGGGATAGGGTGAATCGAGAATGTCGGAGAGGAGAGCGAGGGACGATGATTGGATCAGTATGGCATCGGACCGGCTGCTGAGCCAGGAGGAAATCGACAACGTATTCCGGACCGCCAAGGGAGTCCGGGCGAAGGACGATCCTGCCAAACGGGCGCAGGTGTATGACTTCCGCCGGCCGGACCGGATCGCGAAGGATCAGCTGCGGGCGATCCACCTGCTGCACGACAACTTCGCGCGGTCGCTCGCGTCGAGCCTGTCGGCGTACCTGCGCGCCTATGTGATGGTGAACCTGATCAGCGTGGAGCAGCTGTCGTTTCTGGAGTTCTCGCAGTGCCTGCCCGCGCCGACGTGCATCGTGAGCCTGAGCATGCGGCCGTTCGACGGGAGCTCGATTCTCGAGATGAACCCGCAGATGGTCTTCCCGATCCTGGAGATGCTGCTGGGCGGGTCGGGCAAGACGCCGCTGAAAGAAAACCGGGAAATCACGGAAATCGAGAGATCCATTCTGACGGGTGTTTTCCGCATTATTCTGCATGATCTGCGGGAGGCCTGGGCGCCGATCACGCAGATCAACTTCTCGATCGAATCGTTCGAGACGGAACCGCAGCTGCTGCAGATCCTGGCGCCGAACGAGGCGGTGGTCGCCATCGGCATCGAAATCCGGATCGGCGAAGTGTCGGGGATGATGAACCTGGGCATTCCGTCGATCATCGTGAAGATGCTGCGGCAGAAATTCGACCAGCAGTGGTCGGTCCGCAAGTCCGAATCGACGGAGGCGGAACAGGAGCGGATGTGGCGGCTGCTGCAGCCCGCCGTGTTGAAGTTCGACGCCCGGATGACGGGGCCGATGCTCACGGTGGAGCAGATGCTGGATCTGAAGGAAGGCGACATCCTCGACCTGGACTACCCGTTGCAGAAGCCGCTGGATCTGATCGTCAACGGCACGCGGAAGTATACGGGGCGGATCGGCACGAACGGCAGAAAACGGGTGTTCCAGATCGAGAGCGTGCTCGCGCCGGAGTGAGCCAGCGCTGGAGGGGCGGGCGGGTGAGGGTGCGCAAGGGTGGCGCCTGCGGCCCTGCGGAAAGCGAGGATCGACCGGATTTGCGGCGCCGTGCGGCGCGCCCCGCGCAGGGGAACGAAGGGGGCGGCCGGGAGCAATCCGTCGTCTGTGCCGCTTTCGCGGAGAGGACGGTTTTTCTCAGGGTGGCGTTGCTCCGGAAGCGCGCAAGGGTGCAAGGGCGGCGGGGAACAGCGCGGGACACGGTCGGGATGCAGCCCTCGCGCAAGCGCGAGGGGAAACCCGTTGGGAGAGGGCGCGAGCGAACATCGTTGGGAACCGCTTGCTCTCGCGGGTCAGGGGAACATGGTTGGGATGCAGCCCTCGCGCAAGCGCGAGGGGAAACCCGCAGGAGAGCGCGGCTGGGGCACAGTTTGGATGCAGCCCTCGCGCGAGCGCGAGGGGAAGCCCGTGGGTGAGGGCGCGAGCGAACATCGTTGGGAACCGCTTGCTCTCGCGGGTCAGGGGAACACGGTTGGGATGCAGCCCTCGCGCAAGCGCGAGGGGAAACCCGTGGGCGAGGGCGCGAGCGAACATCGTTGGGAACCGCTTGCTCTCGCGGGTCAGGGGAACACGGTTGGGATGCAGCCCTCGCGCAAGCGCGAGGGGAAGCCCGTGGGTGAGGGCGCGAGCGAACATCGTTGGGAACCGCTTGCTCTCGCGGGTCAGGGGAACACGGTCGGGATGCAGCCCTCGCGCAAGCACGAGGGGAAGCCCGTGGGGGGAGGGCGCGAGCGAACATCGTTGGGAACCGCTTGCTCTCGCGGCTCAGGGGAACACGGTTGGGATGCAGCCCTCGCGCAAGCGCGAGGGGAAGCCCGTTGGGGGGATCGCGCCGGGGCACGGTCGGGATGCAGCCCTCGCGCGAGCGCGAGGGGAAGCCCGTTGGGGGGATCGCGCCGGGGCACGATCGGGATGCAGCCCTCGCGCGAGCGCGAGGGGAAGCCCGTGGGTGAGGGCGCGAGCGAACATCGTTGGGAACCGCTTGCTCTCGCGGGTCAGGGGAACACGGTCGGGATGCAGCCCTCGCGCAAGCGCGAGGGGAAACCCGTTGGGGGGGATCGCGCCGGGGCACGGTTGGGATGCAGCCCTCGCGCAAGCGCGAGGGGAAACCCGTGGGCGAGGGCGCGAACGAACATCGTTGGGAACCGCTTGCTCTCGCGGGTCAGGGGAACACGGTCGGGATGCAGCCCTCGCGCAAGCGCGAGGGGAAACCCGTGGGCGAGGGCGCGAACGAACATCGTTGGGAACCGCTTGCTCTCGCGGGTCAGGGGAACACGGTCGGGATGCAGCCCTCGCGCAAGCGCGAGGGGAAACCCGTTGGGAGAGGGCGCGAGCGAACATCGTTGGGAACCGCTTGCTCTCGCGGGTCAGGGGAACACGGTTGGGATGCAGCCATCGCGCAAGCGCGAGGGGAAGCCCGTGGGCGAGGGCGCGAGCGAACATCGTTGGGAACCGCTTGCTCTCGCGGGTCAGGGGAACACGGTTGGGATGCAGCCCTCGCGCAAGCGCGAGGGGAAACCCGTGGGGGAGGGCGCGAGCGAACATCGTTGGGAACCGCTTGCTCTCGCGGGTCAGGGGAACACGGTTGGGATGCAGCCCTCGCGCAAGCGCGAGGGGAAGCCCGTTGGGGGGATCGCGCCGGGGCACGGTTGGGATGCAGCCCTCGCGCAAGCGCGAGGGGAAACCCGTTGGGAGAGGGCGCGAGCGAACATCGTTGGGAACCGCTTGCTCTCGCGGGTCAGGGGAACATGGTTGGGATGCAGCCCTCGCGCAAGCGCGAGGGGAAACCCGTTGGGGGAGGGCGCGAGCGAACATCGTTGGGAACCGCTTGCTCTCGCGGGTCAGGGCAACACGGTTGGGATGCAGCCCTCGCGCAAGCGCGAGGGGAAACCCGCTGGGGGAGGGCGCGAGCGAACATCGTTGGGAACCGCTTGCTCTCGCGGGTCAGGGGAACATGGTTGGGATGCAGCCCTCGCGCAAGCGCGAGGGGAAACCCGTTGGGAGAGGGCGCGAGCGAACATCGTTGGGAACCGCTTGCTCTCGCGGGTCAGGGGAACACGGTCGGGATGCAGCCCTCGCGCAAGCACGAGGGGAAGCCCGTGGGGGGAGGGCGCGAGCGAACATCGTTGGGAACCGCTTGCTCTCGCGGGTCAGGGGAACATGGTTGGGATGCAGCCCTCGCGCAAGCGCGAGGGGAAACCCGTTGGGAGAGGGCGCGAGCGAACATCGTTGGGAACCGCTTGCTCTCGCGGGTCAGGGGAACACGGTTGGGATGCAGCCCTCGCGCAAGCGCGAGGGGAAGCCCGTTGGGGGGATCGCGCCGGGGCACGGTCGGGATGCAGCCCTCGCGCAAGCGCGAGGGGAAACCCGTTGGGGTAGGGCGCGAGCGAACATGGTCGGGGACCGCCCGCTCTCGCGGCTCTGAGCCCGTCGGCCAGCCCATGCCGATGCGGCCTGATGGGCGAGTTGCGCGGTATTGAGATTGCGCGGGGATGCGCAGTTGTGGCTCAGGGGAGGGTGAGCCAGGCGGAGGCGAAGAGCGCGCGCAACGTCCACACGGCGGTCCGCCACCAGTGGGAAACCACGAGCCTGCGATGCAGGGCGGGATCGAAGCCGCCGGAGAGCTTCGAGTGCAGAGGCACCTGGACCGCGAAGGTCGACAGCCAGACGACGCCCACAAGGAGGACCCCAGCCCAGAGCTGCCAGACCGGGACACCCTCAGGCTGCACGGCTGCGAGCCAGAGGGACAGGACGGCTTCGGCGGTCATCAGCGGCGCGGCGATCCATGTCGTGCGCTGCTGGTGGAGGCGCTCGTAGCGCGGAAATTCATTCCGGCCGACTTCGGCCATCAGAGGGTAGTGCACCAGAGCCACGAACCAGGACAGGCCGGTCATGGCCGCGGTGACGGCAGCGTGGAGGGACAGGACGAGGGGCGTCATTCCGTCTGCTCCGGGACACGCAGTTCACAGGAAGAGCGCGAGCGCCGCGGGACCCGCAGGGGAAGCCGGCGAACGGTCATTGGCGGGGCGCCGCAACACGGAGGTCTTCGAGGACGGCTTCAGCGGCGAGGCGGCCGCTCTCGAGCGCGCCGTTGATGGAGGGCGTGGCCCGCCAATCGCCGCAGGCGTACACGCCCGGCGCAATCCGCGGCGAGGCCCCGGGCTCCAGGGGGAGCAGGGCCGGCAGAGCCCGCTCGATGTGGTAGTGGCGGAGGAAGCGCCATTCTTCAGCGGCAGCGCCGAACCAGCGGCGGGCCTGGGCGCGGACGGCGGAGATGAGGCTGCCGGGCTCGCGCTGCTCGTAGCCGATGACGCTGGCGGAGATCAGGTGCTGGCCGCCGGGGGCGTAACCCGGTGCGATCAGGCTCATCACGGCGAGGTTCGTGATGGGCCCGCGGCCGCCGCCGCTGAGCACGAGCAGCGGCTCCTCGACCGGCGCCTCGCGGGAGGAGAAATAGAGGCACCAGACGGAGCGCCAGGGAACCGCCTTTTGAAGCCGGAGCAGGCGGGCCGCTTCGCTGCCTTCGGCCGCGACAACGATAGCTTTGGCCGGGATTCTGTCTCCGCCGACGAGCCGCACGGCGCCCTCCTCCACGGCTTCCACGCGCTGCTGCAACTGAAGAGTTCCATCCGGCAGGGATGCGGCCAGCTGGGCGGGGATGGCGCCCATGCCCGCGGCGGGCACGGCGGCGTCTCCCGTCGCAAACATGCGGAACATGAACTCGAACATGCGCGAGGAGCCTGAGAGCGACGTATCCAGCATGGCGCCGCCGATCCAGGGGCGGAAGAAGTAGTCGATGAAGCGGCGGGAGAAGCGGCGTTCGCGCAGCGCCTCCAGCACTGTGGTCTCCGGCGCGGCGAAGATCTCTTCCAGGCTCTTTCCCAGCACATCGCGGCGGAGCCGCAGCAGGCGCCAGTAGTCGCCCCAGCGGGGGACGGGCGCCAGCAGGGTCGGCCAGAGCGAGGCGCGGTCGCGCCAGGGATCGCCCAGATGGTAAAAGCGTCCGTGGTAACGGACGAGGGCGCCGGGCAGGAAGGCGTGCAGCTTCAGGGCCGGGTAGTCGAGCACGGCCTGCGCTTCCGGATAGGCCGTGAGCAGCACCTGGAATCCGCGGTCCAGAAGGAAGCCATCCACCGCGTCGGTCCGGACACGGCCGCCCACGCCGTCGGAGGCTTCCAGCAGGCGGAAACGGAGGCCGGCCTGAGCCAGCCGGCGGGCGCAGGCCAGGCCGGCCAGCCCTGCGCCCACGATAAGCACGTCGCAGTCAGGCATCGCCTTTGGACAACCCCTCCTGTGTCGCGCTGCGGGCTTCGCGCAGCTTCTTCAGCACAAGATACTCCGAGAGATTCTCGGCCGTCAGCATGCCGACGAGCCTTTCGTCTTCAAAGACAAGCGCGCAGGCGCCGCCGCTGATGGCGCCGGCCGCCTCGGCCAGATCCATGTCGGGATGGAGGCGGGGAAATTCGCGGTCCATGGCGGAGGCGACGTAGCCGTCGGGCCCCTCGGCGGCGAGCGCCCGCAGCAGGTGGTTGCGGCTCAGCAGGCCGGTGACGCGGGGGCCGGCCACGACGGGGAAGTCCTGCTGCGAGGTGGCCAGAAGCATTTCCGCCGCATCCCGGATCGTGTCGCCGTGGTTCAGAGTGCGGAAGTCGGTGACCATGGCCTCGCGCACCTTGGCGCCCTGCATGAGCGCCTGCGCCGTGGCGGCCATGGATTCCTGCATGGCGCCGATGTAGATGAAAAGGGCGATGAAGAGCAGAAGGAAATTCGCCTGCAGCAGGCCGACGAGGGCCATCAGAGCCGCAATGCCGGTGCCGATGCGGGCGGTGAGCCTTGTGGCTTCCTCGTAGGCGCGCTTTTCGGCCAGCAGCGAGCGCAGCACGCGCCCGCCGTCCATGGGAAAGGCGGGCAGAAGATTGAACAGCGCGAGCACGAGATTGGCGACGGCCAGGCGGCTGGGGATGTTTGCGTCGGCGGCTTCGCGCCAGTGGGAGATGGAAACGCCGCCGCCGCTCCAGAAGGAGACGCCCAGCAAAAGGAGTCCGATGGCCAGATTGACCAGCGGCCCGGCGAAGGCGACCCAGAATTCCTCCGGCGCACGCGGCTGGCGCTCGAGCCGCGCCAGACCGCCGATGGGCAGCATGACGATCTCCACCGTTCCGATGCCGTAGCGGCGGGCCATCAGGGCGTGGCCGGCTTCATGCAGAAGGATCGAGAGGAACAGTCCCAGGATGAACAGCGCCGCTCCGGCCACGGAATGCTTGCCGCCGGAGGCGAGCACGATCATCCAGATCACGATCAGCCAGAACGTGAAGTGGAACCGCACCGGCACGCCGAACAGGGTGATGGAGCCGGCGATGCCGGGGACTCGGC
This DNA window, taken from Bryobacteraceae bacterium, encodes the following:
- a CDS encoding transcriptional repressor, producing the protein MKGAPVQRRRTRQRAAIRSVLEQARRPLSIGEVLELAQRSVPGLGIATVYRTVGALVEEGFLAQVEIGGEAPRYEVAGRGHHHHFRCRRCHRVFEMEGCLPDVQRLAPAGFVVEDHEILLFGLCPECAARRKN
- the recR gene encoding recombination protein RecR; this translates as MPDFAEPLARLIQEVKRLPGIGQKSAQRIAFHILRAPREDVERLAAALLDVKDKLGLCAECNNISDAELCPFCRDPHRDRRKICVVEEPHNILPVETTRIYDGLYHVLHGSISPLRGIGPEQLRIKELLARLEKGEVEEIILATNPTVEGEATAVYLARLLKPLGVRVTRIAMGIPVGSDLEYADEVTMSKSLENRREI
- the mtaB gene encoding tRNA (N(6)-L-threonylcarbamoyladenosine(37)-C(2))-methylthiotransferase MtaB; amino-acid sequence: MEGLLRQQGFHAAADPAAADLVIVNTCTVTAAADEDARKAIHRLHRENPRARIIVTGCYAQRSPEELARLPGVAFVAGNTHKDQVGAFASVLDGCEDYHGEIRVGEISRQASFLSAPVEDASGDRTRPNLKIQDGCNNPCAFCIIPSVRGPSRSMPEEEVLRQIRALAARYAEVVLTGINLGRWGRERGFGAPRRLHDLLRRILDETGVQRLRISSVEPMDWTDELFELMAGSPRVAPHVHMPLQSGSDAVLKRMKRRYRTRHYEDRILRAARLMPDAAIGADVMTGFPGETDSEFQETLEFVSRMPFTYLHVFTYSERPGTPAAALPGRVPWEVRKERTRELRRLAAGKNLAFRRRFAGRTLSAVTLDNGKALSGNYISIDLAHLRPANQIVELRIGALSRDGLLEAGALPVLAG
- a CDS encoding flagellar motor switch protein FliM; this encodes MASDRLLSQEEIDNVFRTAKGVRAKDDPAKRAQVYDFRRPDRIAKDQLRAIHLLHDNFARSLASSLSAYLRAYVMVNLISVEQLSFLEFSQCLPAPTCIVSLSMRPFDGSSILEMNPQMVFPILEMLLGGSGKTPLKENREITEIERSILTGVFRIILHDLREAWAPITQINFSIESFETEPQLLQILAPNEAVVAIGIEIRIGEVSGMMNLGIPSIIVKMLRQKFDQQWSVRKSESTEAEQERMWRLLQPAVLKFDARMTGPMLTVEQMLDLKEGDILDLDYPLQKPLDLIVNGTRKYTGRIGTNGRKRVFQIESVLAPE
- a CDS encoding oxidoreductase, which gives rise to MPDCDVLIVGAGLAGLACARRLAQAGLRFRLLEASDGVGGRVRTDAVDGFLLDRGFQVLLTAYPEAQAVLDYPALKLHAFLPGALVRYHGRFYHLGDPWRDRASLWPTLLAPVPRWGDYWRLLRLRRDVLGKSLEEIFAAPETTVLEALRERRFSRRFIDYFFRPWIGGAMLDTSLSGSSRMFEFMFRMFATGDAAVPAAGMGAIPAQLAASLPDGTLQLQQRVEAVEEGAVRLVGGDRIPAKAIVVAAEGSEAARLLRLQKAVPWRSVWCLYFSSREAPVEEPLLVLSGGGRGPITNLAVMSLIAPGYAPGGQHLISASVIGYEQREPGSLISAVRAQARRWFGAAAEEWRFLRHYHIERALPALLPLEPGASPRIAPGVYACGDWRATPSINGALESGRLAAEAVLEDLRVAAPRQ
- a CDS encoding protease, yielding MSPSPEPPRPAGRVPGIAGSITLFGVPVRFHFTFWLIVIWMIVLASGGKHSVAGAALFILGLFLSILLHEAGHALMARRYGIGTVEIVMLPIGGLARLERQPRAPEEFWVAFAGPLVNLAIGLLLLGVSFWSGGGVSISHWREAADANIPSRLAVANLVLALFNLLPAFPMDGGRVLRSLLAEKRAYEEATRLTARIGTGIAALMALVGLLQANFLLLFIALFIYIGAMQESMAATAQALMQGAKVREAMVTDFRTLNHGDTIRDAAEMLLATSQQDFPVVAGPRVTGLLSRNHLLRALAAEGPDGYVASAMDREFPRLHPDMDLAEAAGAISGGACALVFEDERLVGMLTAENLSEYLVLKKLREARSATQEGLSKGDA